One Tolypothrix bouteillei VB521301 DNA window includes the following coding sequences:
- a CDS encoding ribbon-helix-helix protein, CopG family yields MRCSDEEYEILVEHCKQTSRTQNDVIRELIRKLKKSRPRRTGL; encoded by the coding sequence GTGCGGTGTTCGGACGAAGAGTATGAGATACTAGTAGAGCATTGCAAACAAACAAGTCGCACTCAAAACGATGTGATTCGTGAGTTAATTCGGAAATTGAAGAAAAGCCGTCCTAGAAGGACGGGGCTTTAA
- a CDS encoding hybrid sensor histidine kinase/response regulator translates to MSLNINEYQFLEVLYEGDNTWIYRAFKKTAPNWVMVKTLKAEYPTIEQLAHLRHEYKILQNLDIDGIVKPLAEVSYKNGLALILSDFGGEPLKNFINTKKIELSSFLEIAIQLASILAHLHQNHIIHKDIQPYNIFINRKTGQVQIIDLSLSSFLPIENPTIGNFHLLEGALAYMSPEQTGRMNRSIDYRSDFYSLGVTFYEILTGQLPFQGTDPLELVHCHIARTPIPICQLNPEIPQAISDIVMKLLAKTAEERYQNALGLKFDLEECQRKLQATGKIEDFFIGQLDLYSQFLIPQKLYGREQEVTALTDAFKRVSLGATEMMLVSGYSGIGKTSLVNEIHQAVVCQQAYFISGKFEQFKRNIPYSSLIQAFQELLRQILTESQEKITIWKAKLLNALGSNGQVIIDVIPEVEWIIGRQPDIAQLGLTESQNRFNRVFQQFIHVFCQREHPLVMFLDDLQWADLASLKLIQMLIGHLNSQYLLLIGAYRDNEVNEVHPLRLTLEEIESLGVVVNKITLQPLLISHVEQLVRETLRTDSEKSRLLAELVFNKTQGNPFFLIHLLKSLYQENLLVFNFIKGYWQWNIEQIQDIDITDNVIELMVNRIQKLSSNTQNVLKLAACIGDKFTLDLLSIVNQKSLSETATDLWESLQAGLVLPLNQSYKIPLVFDSETIETGNLRLTTGQESSSSPIVNSEIPIVYKFLHDRVQQAAYSLIVDSQKKETHLKIGKLLLQNTTPEERREQIFALVNQLNYGTDLLTLELQKYELAELNLIASQKAKAATAYDSAVRYLKVGLKLLPASSWHQRYELTLSLYHEAAEAAFLSGDFEHMEQLVEVVLKQAKTQLDKVKVYELRIKTCGVQRKLLEAVKIGLQALEILGVKLIESPTSLDIQQAIQEITVSLAHSGIEHLINLPIMTDANKLATFRLIASLVPAAYQSAPALFILMACEQVKLSIQNGNISLSASGFADYGVVFSGLLQDIDAAYKFGQLALNLLERLDAREVRSQTLFKVSTFILHWKHHVRETLPLLEDAYSNGLEYGDLIHSGYSASNYCQYSYWSGAELKKLEQEMARYGQAIAQINQEAALKWHQVCHQAVLNLIGLSKNPCDLVGDAYNETQFLPLHIQFNERTLVCYVFLNKLILCYLFGEFSQAAENAIKAEQYLDGVIGWLIVPLFYFYDSLAQLAVYRSVPNSQQEHLLSRIINNQEKMQKWANYAPMNFQHKYDLVEAEKARVLGQYWQATEFYDRAILGAKEQGYIQEEALSNELAAKFYFECGREKVARTYLNDAYYGYLCWGATAKVKDLEAKFFQDFSPILKQKTTILEVEQKNNSTSASSYGAFDLAAVMKASLALSSTIVLDKLLANLMLIVIENAGAETGFFILEKAGQLFIEVSRKCGQEEITSQQSIPVNSSQQLPISIVNYVHRTHENVVLNDATLEKVFATDNYIITNQPKSILCTPIVNQGKLIGILYLENNLIAGAFTPERLEVLQLLSSQAAISIENARLYNDLEDSNRTLEAKVQKRTLELQAKNLRLQQEIRERQRAEEVAAAANQAKSEFLANMSHELRTPLNGILGYTQIFQKDKSLTDKQIKGINVIYQCGEHLLTLINDILDLSKIEAREMELYPQEFNFPDFLESIVQLYCIRTEQKEISLIYQTPSPLPRIIRADEKRLRQILMNLLSNAVKFTEKGSVTFTVWEIGNGEKGDKGDKEENSTLSTPSSIPKIRFQVEDTGIGIPLEQLEEIFLPFKQVGEDRRKTEGTGLGLAISRQLVQMMGGELKVKSNLGKGSVFWFDLGVSEVILPSGLKFLQKSNIIGFLGTKRKVLVVDDKWANRSVLVNLLQPLGFEVAEATDGLDGIDKAREFEPDIIFMDLVMTVMDGFEATRRLKMLPNFKHTVVIAVSASVFEFDRQQSREVGCDDFLPKPIRKAELLEKLRIYLALEWVYEEVDNNVQLSTLPSPSADINSLVAPPAEELAILLHLAMKGDLKSIAKRSVELEKLDEQFVPFANHLRQLVEGFKSKQILEFLRKY, encoded by the coding sequence ATGAGTCTCAATATTAATGAGTACCAATTTCTGGAAGTTCTTTATGAAGGAGACAATACCTGGATTTATCGTGCTTTCAAGAAGACAGCGCCAAATTGGGTGATGGTTAAAACTCTCAAAGCGGAGTATCCAACCATAGAACAACTCGCTCATCTCAGACACGAATATAAAATCCTCCAAAACCTTGACATAGATGGAATTGTGAAACCGCTTGCTGAGGTTAGTTACAAAAACGGTTTAGCACTTATTTTGTCTGATTTTGGGGGAGAACCTTTAAAAAACTTTATTAATACAAAAAAAATTGAGTTAAGTAGTTTTTTAGAAATTGCAATTCAATTAGCATCAATATTAGCTCATTTGCATCAAAATCATATTATTCATAAAGATATTCAACCCTATAATATTTTCATTAATAGAAAAACAGGTCAAGTTCAAATTATAGATCTTAGTCTTTCATCTTTTTTGCCAATAGAAAATCCGACGATAGGCAATTTTCATCTACTTGAAGGTGCCCTAGCCTATATGTCACCAGAGCAAACTGGAAGGATGAACCGCTCTATTGACTATCGAAGTGACTTTTACTCTCTAGGCGTCACTTTCTATGAAATCCTAACAGGACAACTACCATTTCAAGGAACAGATCCTTTGGAATTAGTTCACTGCCACATCGCTAGAACTCCGATACCAATTTGCCAATTAAATCCGGAGATTCCCCAAGCCATTTCTGATATTGTTATGAAGTTATTAGCGAAGACTGCTGAAGAGAGATATCAAAATGCTTTGGGACTAAAATTTGACTTAGAAGAATGTCAGAGAAAATTACAAGCAACAGGAAAGATTGAAGATTTTTTCATCGGACAGCTTGATTTATACAGTCAATTTCTAATTCCTCAAAAACTTTACGGTCGGGAACAAGAAGTGACCGCTCTAACAGACGCTTTTAAGCGAGTGAGTCTTGGTGCAACTGAAATGATGTTAGTCAGTGGTTATTCAGGCATTGGTAAAACTTCTTTAGTAAATGAAATTCATCAAGCCGTTGTTTGCCAGCAAGCATACTTTATTTCTGGTAAATTTGAACAATTTAAGCGAAACATTCCCTACAGTTCTTTGATTCAAGCTTTTCAAGAACTCCTGCGACAAATTCTAACAGAAAGTCAGGAAAAAATAACAATTTGGAAAGCAAAACTTTTAAATGCTCTTGGTTCTAACGGTCAGGTTATTATTGATGTAATTCCTGAAGTTGAATGGATTATCGGTCGTCAGCCAGATATCGCTCAATTAGGGCTAACCGAATCTCAGAATCGTTTTAATCGGGTATTTCAACAATTTATTCATGTTTTTTGTCAAAGAGAACATCCATTAGTGATGTTTTTAGATGATTTACAATGGGCAGATTTAGCTTCTTTAAAGTTAATTCAGATGCTGATCGGTCACTTAAATAGCCAATATCTCTTACTGATTGGGGCTTATCGGGATAACGAAGTTAATGAAGTGCATCCTTTGAGGTTAACTTTAGAAGAAATTGAATCATTGGGTGTAGTCGTCAACAAAATTACCCTTCAGCCTTTGCTGATTTCCCATGTCGAACAATTAGTTAGGGAAACTCTCCGTACTGATTCAGAAAAATCACGCTTGCTTGCCGAGCTAGTGTTTAACAAAACCCAAGGAAATCCTTTCTTCTTAATTCATTTGCTCAAATCTCTCTATCAAGAAAATCTGTTAGTATTTAATTTTATTAAAGGCTACTGGCAGTGGAATATCGAGCAAATTCAAGACATTGATATCACAGATAATGTCATTGAGTTGATGGTGAATCGAATTCAAAAACTGTCATCGAACACCCAAAATGTCTTAAAGTTAGCGGCTTGTATTGGGGATAAATTTACGCTGGATCTTCTCAGTATTGTTAACCAAAAATCTTTGTCAGAAACAGCAACAGATTTATGGGAATCTCTACAGGCAGGTTTAGTTTTGCCCTTGAATCAATCTTATAAAATTCCCCTTGTGTTTGATTCGGAAACAATAGAGACTGGGAACTTGCGGTTGACAACTGGGCAAGAATCTTCCTCTTCACCAATCGTTAATTCCGAGATCCCAATCGTTTATAAGTTTTTACATGACCGAGTTCAACAAGCAGCTTATTCTCTAATTGTAGATTCACAGAAAAAGGAAACTCACTTAAAAATTGGTAAATTGCTACTGCAAAATACGACACCTGAAGAACGAAGAGAACAGATCTTTGCTTTAGTCAATCAACTGAATTACGGTACCGATCTATTGACTTTAGAATTACAAAAATATGAGCTAGCTGAACTCAATCTTATAGCCAGCCAGAAAGCAAAAGCAGCGACAGCGTATGACTCCGCTGTTCGTTATTTAAAAGTAGGGTTGAAGTTATTGCCTGCTTCTAGTTGGCACCAACGATATGAACTCACATTGAGTTTATATCATGAAGCTGCCGAAGCAGCATTTCTTAGCGGTGATTTTGAGCACATGGAGCAACTAGTTGAAGTTGTGCTAAAACAAGCCAAAACACAACTGGACAAAGTGAAAGTTTATGAATTACGAATCAAAACTTGTGGAGTGCAAAGAAAACTCCTCGAAGCGGTGAAAATAGGCCTACAAGCTTTGGAAATTCTGGGAGTAAAATTGATTGAATCACCTACTTCTCTGGATATTCAGCAAGCAATTCAGGAAATAACAGTATCTTTAGCTCATAGCGGTATAGAACATTTAATTAATTTACCGATAATGACAGACGCGAATAAGCTAGCCACATTTCGTCTGATAGCTAGTTTGGTTCCTGCTGCCTATCAATCTGCACCTGCACTATTTATTTTGATGGCTTGCGAGCAAGTCAAGTTATCTATTCAAAATGGAAATATCTCTCTATCAGCTAGCGGGTTTGCTGATTATGGAGTTGTTTTTAGTGGATTGTTACAAGATATTGATGCTGCTTATAAATTTGGACAATTAGCATTAAATTTATTAGAACGATTGGATGCTCGTGAGGTAAGAAGTCAAACCTTATTTAAGGTTTCAACGTTTATACTCCACTGGAAACATCATGTTAGGGAAACTTTACCACTGCTAGAAGATGCTTACTCTAATGGATTGGAATATGGCGATTTGATACATTCTGGATATTCAGCTAGTAATTATTGCCAATATTCATATTGGAGCGGTGCAGAGTTAAAAAAACTCGAACAGGAAATGGCTCGATATGGTCAGGCGATCGCTCAAATTAATCAAGAAGCTGCTTTGAAGTGGCATCAAGTCTGTCATCAAGCAGTTTTAAACTTAATAGGATTGTCTAAAAATCCTTGCGATCTAGTGGGCGATGCTTACAATGAAACCCAATTTTTACCCCTTCACATCCAATTTAACGAACGAACGTTAGTGTGTTATGTATTTCTTAACAAATTAATCCTTTGTTACTTGTTTGGAGAATTTTCTCAGGCTGCTGAAAATGCTATCAAAGCCGAACAGTATTTGGATGGAGTTATAGGATGGTTAATTGTACCGCTGTTCTATTTCTACGATTCTTTAGCACAACTTGCCGTATATCGCTCCGTACCAAATTCACAACAAGAACACCTTTTAAGTAGGATAATAAACAATCAAGAAAAGATGCAAAAATGGGCAAACTATGCTCCTATGAACTTTCAGCATAAGTACGATCTTGTGGAGGCAGAAAAAGCACGAGTTTTAGGTCAATATTGGCAAGCTACAGAGTTTTATGACCGAGCCATCCTTGGAGCTAAAGAACAGGGATATATTCAGGAAGAAGCCCTCTCTAACGAACTCGCAGCAAAATTTTATTTTGAGTGTGGACGGGAAAAAGTAGCACGGACTTATCTAAATGATGCATATTATGGATATTTGTGTTGGGGAGCAACGGCAAAAGTTAAAGATTTAGAAGCAAAGTTTTTTCAAGATTTTTCTCCTATTTTAAAGCAAAAAACCACAATTCTAGAGGTCGAGCAGAAAAATAATTCTACAAGTGCCAGCAGTTATGGAGCTTTTGATTTAGCTGCTGTTATGAAAGCATCTTTAGCTCTTTCCAGCACAATTGTATTAGATAAGCTACTGGCTAACTTGATGCTTATTGTGATTGAAAATGCTGGTGCTGAAACAGGCTTTTTTATTTTGGAAAAAGCAGGGCAATTATTTATAGAAGTTTCAAGAAAATGTGGTCAAGAGGAGATAACATCACAGCAATCAATACCCGTAAATTCCAGCCAGCAGCTACCAATATCGATTGTAAATTACGTGCATCGAACTCATGAGAATGTTGTTTTAAATGATGCCACGCTTGAGAAAGTCTTTGCAACGGATAATTACATCATCACCAATCAACCCAAATCTATTTTATGTACGCCCATCGTTAATCAAGGTAAACTCATTGGCATTCTTTATTTAGAAAATAACTTGATCGCTGGAGCATTCACACCAGAACGTTTGGAAGTTTTGCAACTTTTATCTTCGCAAGCGGCTATCTCAATTGAAAACGCACGTCTTTATAACGATCTAGAAGATTCCAATCGAACTCTAGAAGCAAAAGTCCAAAAGCGAACGTTAGAGCTACAAGCAAAAAATTTGCGACTTCAACAAGAAATTCGCGAACGTCAACGAGCAGAAGAAGTCGCTGCAGCCGCCAACCAAGCAAAAAGCGAATTTCTTGCAAACATGAGCCACGAGCTTCGCACTCCGCTTAATGGTATATTAGGTTACACTCAAATCTTTCAAAAAGATAAAAGTTTAACAGATAAGCAAATAAAGGGTATAAACGTTATTTATCAATGTGGAGAACACTTACTAACGCTGATCAACGATATTTTGGATCTCTCTAAAATTGAAGCGCGGGAAATGGAACTTTACCCTCAAGAATTTAATTTTCCGGACTTTCTTGAGAGTATTGTTCAACTTTACTGCATCCGTACCGAACAAAAAGAAATTTCATTAATTTACCAAACGCCTTCTCCCCTGCCGCGAATTATTCGAGCCGATGAAAAAAGATTGCGTCAGATTTTAATGAATTTACTTAGCAATGCTGTCAAGTTTACGGAAAAAGGCAGTGTGACTTTCACAGTATGGGAAATTGGGAATGGTGAGAAGGGAGACAAGGGAGACAAGGAAGAAAATTCTACCTTGTCTACCCCCTCCTCAATCCCTAAAATTCGCTTTCAAGTTGAAGATACAGGTATTGGCATTCCATTAGAGCAATTGGAAGAAATCTTTTTACCTTTCAAGCAAGTTGGTGAAGACAGACGCAAGACTGAAGGAACGGGCTTGGGGTTGGCAATTAGCCGTCAATTGGTTCAGATGATGGGCGGTGAACTGAAAGTAAAGAGTAATTTAGGCAAAGGCAGTGTTTTTTGGTTTGATTTGGGGGTTTCCGAGGTAATACTTCCGTCTGGTCTTAAATTTCTTCAGAAATCGAATATTATTGGTTTTTTAGGAACCAAACGAAAAGTTTTGGTTGTAGATGATAAATGGGCGAATCGTTCGGTTTTAGTCAATTTATTACAACCTTTAGGATTTGAAGTCGCAGAAGCAACAGATGGTTTAGATGGTATTGATAAAGCACGAGAATTTGAGCCAGATATCATTTTTATGGACTTAGTGATGACGGTAATGGATGGCTTTGAAGCTACCCGTCGTCTTAAAATGCTACCAAACTTCAAACATACGGTGGTGATAGCAGTATCTGCTAGCGTTTTTGAATTCGATCGCCAGCAGAGCCGAGAAGTGGGTTGCGATGATTTTCTTCCCAAACCGATTAGAAAAGCTGAGCTTTTAGAAAAATTAAGAATTTACTTGGCTTTGGAATGGGTTTATGAAGAAGTAGATAACAACGTACAACTTTCTACTCTCCCTTCCCCAAGTGCTGATATCAACTCCCTTGTGGCTCCACCTGCGGAAGAACTGGCGATTTTGCTTCATTTAGCAATGAAAGGTGACCTCAAAAGTATTGCTAAACGATCTGTAGAATTAGAGAAATTGGATGAACAATTTGTACCTTTTGCTAACCATTTGCGCCAACTTGTTGAAGGTTTCAAAAGCAAACAAATACTGGAATTCTTGAGAAAATATTAA
- the obgE gene encoding GTPase ObgE: MKFIDRAEIEIEAGKGGDGIVAFRREKYVPAGGPSGGNGGKGGSIYLVAVENLQTLLDFRYEHRFQAENGSRGGPNNRTGANGKDLNIEVPVGTIVYDAETDEILGDLVKPGQSLLIAAGGKGGLGNQHFLSNRNRAPEYALPGLPGETKFLRLELKLLAEVGIIGLPNAGKSTLISALSAARPKIADYPFTTLVPNLGVVRKPTGDGTVFADIPGLIEGASQGAGLGHDFLRHVERTRILLHLIDATSDDAIADYKTIQQELQAYGQGLSERPQVLALNKIDAVDRETKDLDALAEQLNHLSHSPVFLISGVTGVGLQPLLQQVWSILDQMNAVEVEEIPV, from the coding sequence ATGAAATTTATCGATCGAGCAGAAATTGAAATAGAAGCAGGGAAAGGAGGGGATGGTATAGTCGCCTTCCGACGAGAAAAGTACGTACCTGCAGGCGGTCCCTCTGGTGGTAATGGGGGAAAAGGCGGTTCGATATACCTAGTTGCCGTGGAAAACCTGCAAACTTTGCTAGACTTTCGCTACGAGCACCGTTTTCAAGCAGAAAATGGTTCTCGTGGGGGACCAAATAACCGAACGGGAGCCAATGGAAAAGATTTAAACATTGAAGTCCCGGTAGGAACTATTGTCTATGACGCAGAAACGGATGAAATCCTCGGGGATTTAGTCAAACCAGGACAATCGTTACTGATTGCTGCAGGCGGTAAAGGCGGATTGGGAAACCAGCATTTTTTGAGCAACCGCAATCGCGCTCCCGAATACGCGCTTCCTGGTTTACCGGGGGAGACAAAGTTCCTCCGTTTGGAGTTAAAACTTTTGGCAGAGGTGGGCATTATTGGATTGCCAAATGCAGGAAAATCAACTTTGATTTCCGCTTTATCAGCAGCACGCCCCAAAATTGCTGATTATCCCTTTACAACTTTAGTACCGAATTTGGGAGTTGTGCGAAAGCCTACAGGTGATGGTACGGTGTTTGCGGATATTCCTGGGTTGATTGAGGGTGCTTCCCAAGGTGCGGGGCTGGGACACGATTTTTTGCGTCACGTCGAGCGTACCCGCATACTGCTACATTTAATTGACGCTACAAGTGATGATGCGATCGCAGACTACAAAACAATTCAGCAAGAGTTACAAGCTTACGGACAGGGTTTATCAGAACGCCCGCAAGTTTTAGCGCTCAATAAAATTGATGCTGTTGATAGAGAAACAAAGGATTTGGATGCTCTAGCCGAGCAACTCAACCACCTGTCTCATTCTCCTGTTTTCCTCATTTCAGGAGTCACTGGTGTTGGATTGCAACCGTTGTTACAGCAAGTTTGGTCAATTCTCGACCAGATGAATGCTGTTGAGGTTGAAGAAATTCCTGTTTAA
- a CDS encoding Mo-dependent nitrogenase C-terminal domain-containing protein — MTNVVKSPYTNEQIAAWLRGLLTIAWADGDFDAQEQELIANLTKDELAPSIKVESYEPIEPEELSTVLGKGTKAAENFLRTAVMVAIADGTYSSSEDYILHQFCKVLEEPEDMLEALRHTLEHSHQVTATIPTSPVSLQPIPTKHQADALHPLREWLDKLDIQDPRVARFLCKMIPSQCPFERDVTLFGRKIVHIPPLCKLNPLYEQLVGLRFRALSYLADECGEDVSPYI; from the coding sequence ATGACAAATGTTGTAAAATCTCCATACACCAACGAACAGATAGCTGCTTGGCTGCGTGGGTTACTAACCATTGCTTGGGCAGATGGTGACTTTGACGCTCAAGAACAAGAATTAATTGCTAACCTCACTAAGGATGAACTCGCTCCCAGCATTAAGGTAGAATCCTACGAGCCCATAGAACCAGAAGAATTATCCACAGTTCTGGGGAAAGGGACAAAAGCTGCAGAAAACTTTCTCCGCACAGCTGTCATGGTCGCGATCGCAGATGGAACATATTCTTCCAGCGAAGACTATATTTTGCACCAGTTCTGCAAAGTTCTGGAAGAGCCAGAAGATATGTTAGAAGCACTGCGCCATACATTAGAACACTCTCACCAAGTGACAGCAACTATCCCAACATCTCCAGTTTCCCTACAACCCATACCGACAAAGCACCAAGCTGATGCACTTCACCCTCTAAGAGAATGGCTAGACAAGTTAGATATTCAAGACCCAAGAGTTGCACGTTTTTTATGTAAAATGATACCATCACAATGCCCATTTGAAAGGGATGTGACTCTTTTTGGACGTAAGATCGTTCACATTCCACCGTTGTGTAAACTAAATCCACTCTACGAGCAACTAGTAGGCTTGCGTTTCCGCGCTCTCTCCTATCTGGCGGATGAGTGCGGTGAAGATGTTTCACCATATATTTAG
- a CDS encoding tetratricopeptide repeat protein yields the protein MNPKPPLPSNEIARLYTLRQYQILDTPPEKVFDDFTFLAAQVCRTPVALISLLDGNRQWFKSKIGVTISETERDVAFCAYSILQQQPLVVRNALLDGRFAKNPLVTAEPNLRFYAGAPLITPEGFGVGTLCVIDFVPRDLTLEQVEALRLLSHQVVAQLELRRNAIALSRTLTQRQQANAQLRQQQEFIEIFYQRGEEKAKKGDYQGAIAEFNQFLRLNPRGFKAYYGRGLARQKLGDKKGAMADFDLYLQFHPNDSEAHYYRGLLRLELGDYQGAITDYSHAMQSTPDNFGSINSELGDRQQIPFHHAPALGDNSRNFGTNINIIPDCSFSQIELSQIENSSSAIESSTHSLLPHYNDTNNNEIYLNSGHSQYEMQNYVPSLDITSELGEGYVSRGNTRFEIENCKGAIDDYTQYLESSDSDPDIYLKRANSRFQLKDYKGAIEDYTQIIKSAPNDAKAYFNRGNCRYEMEDYKGAVEDYNLSVALNPNDAEPYIHRANARAKLQDYTGAIEDYTYFLQMNPDDAKAYISRGNARSKLKDYSGAIEDYKKVWSRPIVQRASLPGTDNLRNS from the coding sequence ATGAACCCAAAACCGCCTCTACCCAGTAACGAAATTGCCAGACTCTATACACTGCGACAGTATCAAATCCTTGATACCCCTCCAGAGAAAGTGTTTGATGATTTCACCTTCTTAGCTGCACAAGTTTGTCGTACTCCAGTAGCTTTGATCAGCTTACTGGATGGAAATCGGCAGTGGTTTAAATCCAAGATAGGTGTAACAATATCTGAAACCGAGCGAGATGTTGCTTTCTGCGCCTACTCAATCTTGCAACAACAACCACTCGTTGTTAGAAACGCGTTACTGGATGGTCGATTTGCTAAAAATCCCCTCGTTACTGCAGAACCCAACCTTCGGTTTTATGCTGGTGCGCCTTTGATTACGCCAGAAGGATTTGGCGTTGGAACCCTTTGTGTTATAGACTTCGTACCGAGAGATTTAACTCTCGAACAGGTGGAAGCACTGCGATTGTTAAGCCATCAAGTTGTAGCACAATTGGAGTTGCGGCGGAATGCGATCGCTTTGTCACGTACTCTCACTCAACGACAGCAAGCCAACGCACAACTTCGTCAGCAACAGGAGTTCATTGAAATCTTTTACCAACGGGGAGAGGAAAAAGCAAAAAAAGGAGACTATCAAGGGGCGATCGCAGAATTTAACCAGTTTTTACGTCTAAATCCTCGAGGTTTTAAGGCATATTACGGTCGAGGACTAGCCCGTCAAAAATTGGGAGACAAAAAAGGAGCGATGGCAGACTTTGATTTGTATTTGCAGTTTCATCCCAATGATAGTGAAGCTCATTATTATCGAGGACTGCTCCGTTTAGAGCTAGGAGACTATCAAGGAGCAATTACGGACTACAGCCATGCGATGCAAAGCACTCCTGACAATTTTGGTTCTATCAATTCCGAACTTGGAGATAGACAACAAATTCCTTTTCACCATGCTCCAGCTTTAGGGGACAATTCCCGCAATTTTGGCACCAATATTAATATCATCCCAGATTGCAGTTTTTCTCAAATTGAACTTTCTCAGATTGAGAATTCCAGTAGTGCTATTGAAAGCTCTACTCATTCTTTATTACCTCATTATAACGATACCAATAATAACGAAATTTATCTCAACTCCGGGCATTCCCAATATGAAATGCAAAATTATGTTCCATCTTTGGACATAACCTCCGAGCTAGGCGAAGGATATGTCAGTCGAGGTAATACCCGCTTTGAGATAGAAAATTGCAAAGGTGCTATTGATGATTACACGCAGTATTTAGAAAGCAGTGATAGCGATCCAGATATTTACTTAAAACGGGCAAACTCCCGCTTTCAACTTAAAGATTATAAAGGTGCCATTGAAGATTATACCCAAATTATCAAAAGCGCGCCTAATGATGCTAAGGCTTACTTTAATAGGGGAAATTGCCGTTATGAGATGGAAGATTACAAAGGGGCTGTTGAAGATTACAACCTCTCTGTCGCACTCAATCCTAATGATGCAGAACCTTATATCCATCGAGCAAATGCTCGAGCTAAGCTTCAAGATTACACTGGTGCAATTGAAGATTACACCTACTTTCTGCAAATGAATCCTGATGATGCGAAGGCTTATATTAGTCGAGGTAATGCTCGGTCTAAACTGAAAGATTATAGCGGTGCAATTGAAGATTACAAAAAAGTGTGGTCGAGACCTATCGTTCAACGCGCTTCGTTGCCAGGTACGGACAATTTACGTAATTCATAA